GGCCAAAAAAAATACTTGTTATTAACAACGTTAATCCAGTTGAAAATAGATTTAATTTTGGAATAGCAAAAATTATAGAAACCGCACTATAAAGAAGAAAACATATGAAAAAAATTATCAAAATAAATATATATTTTGCCTTTACTTGTGTATTTCTAGAATATGGTGTTGCACTGAGTAAATAAGAACCTTTGTACTTATGTTCCACTATTGAAATTGAATTATATAAAAGATATTCTGTATAAATAACTGTAATGAAAAAAATTATAAAACTTCCTCCAATATTACCTATTTTACTATTTACAAACAATGGAATAAATATTGCAGTAGCAAGGGTTATCAATAAATAATTTTTTGCAAGAAAAAATTCTTTTTTTATAAGATTTAGTATTAATTTCATTTTTTCACCTCTCAACATGATAAAGCATTATATTTTCTATAGTAGGTTTTTCAATTACTACATCTTTTCTAAATAAACTACTTAATTCGTTTT
This Marinitoga sp. 1197 DNA region includes the following protein-coding sequences:
- a CDS encoding ABC-2 transporter permease, which produces MKLILNLIKKEFFLAKNYLLITLATAIFIPLFVNSKIGNIGGSFIIFFITVIYTEYLLYNSISIVEHKYKGSYLLSATPYSRNTQVKAKYIFILIIFFICFLLYSAVSIIFAIPKLNLFSTGLTLLITSIFFGLIIPIQYKFGYEKTKYISATLIFLTPFLLPKFLQNLASKNYTFKISDQILILLFYLCALILVLPRKEWVIKKKTI